The sequence CAATTAGCTTTGAActtacttttaacaaaaagttttcagtttcagctcaATAAGTTGcttccaaacggacccttagtacCAAAAGCAGACtaaataatgtgaaacaaaaagGACAAggaaaaaagtattaaaatgCAAATACTAAGTTCCCACTTACCCCGAGTTTATGATCTGGCGCTTCACGGAGTAGTTATCAAAAATTCCCTCCATTTGGGGGTCAATAGGCTCTCCTGTGTGCTGGTTTAATCCCACGATATTCCCTCGATCGTGCTCTCCCTGAACATCCAATTAGCATGACAGAGCTCAAACATGTTTATTCTTCTCATTTTGCCCCCTTTTTAGTAAGGGgaagaatagaaaaaataaacGGTTATAAGTTTTAAAGAAAGTATACCGTAAGAGCAATGATCACATCTTGAGTGTCCAGCCCAGAGTTTTCAGCAAGTGTTTTGGGCACCACAAGAAGAGCATTGGCAAAAGCTTCAACACCAAGTTGAGCACGCTGATCCAAGTTTGTAAACACCAGAAattattagagagagaactaatgctttaaaaaaaattatgtgcaGCAAAAATTTTGGGAGACATTTTTTACCCCTTGAACAGTCTTCTTTACTTCGTTAATTAGATGTTGTCTGGCAGCAACTTCAAAAGCTCCAGCACCCTgaacaaaagacaaaaacataCTTCATCATCTAAAATATATACCAGTAAAGCAAGCCATTATTCTACTAGCACCGATGTAAGTGTGGTCTAAAGCTGAGTCTTGATAAGCCAATCAtatacaaaattcaaaacaataatttatGTTAAAGAGTACATACAAGAGCTAAATGGGCGACTAATTCAGCCATTGTATTactcagcaaaaaataaaaataaaataaaaaattcagccATTGTATTAGTTTCTAACACGTCCTGTTTCTTTTTCCTAATGTCTGTATTTCTTTATTCCTATCTCTAGGATGGGAATACGAAACAACAATACAGTATCCAGTGCAGGGTGGCAGAACACAAAGGAACAATCTCCTACTAAGCATGTCTAACCAAGAAAGACTCAATCTTGTTGTAACCTGGCCTTCTCATATTCCTAGCAAAAAATTGTAGTACAAATTCAAATGGCAGATAAATGCCTCTGAACAACTGAAAAAATTCCTTCCATCAGGTGTTTAATCAAATCTTAagcacgtaaaaaaaaaaattcctataaTCCCATTGTATGTTTCCCCATCTAAACAAGACAAATCAGTCGCCTTGTTGCAATCATTCTAATAAAACTCACGGTAGAAGCTTCGTAGAAAATGCTATTCTAAACAACTTAAGGTTTGATTATGTTAAGACAGGAAGAAGAATTAGCTCAGACTAATCTAGCATCAATCATACCAATGGGGTCCATAAGATGAAAGACTAATCTGTCagttttcaaacttttctcacCTATCACatttgttttgtaaaaaattcGCAAACTATACCAGCATGCATATTTTTTACCATGTTCAACATTTACTTCAAGAGGGATCAGACCATCGCAAACTGTATCAAGAAGGATGCTAccattttgtttttggttaattCACATGCAAGAGTTACTTGTATCAAGGATATTAAGATAAACATTACCAAGGAAATTCACATAGCAATTATTTATTCAATTGGTATGACAGAGTTCAAAATCTTCATGCAAATTCCAAGAAACTTCTATAGAGGAAACTCACTAAGACAACAGATTCATCTTCAATAGTATTTTTGACTGCCCTCAAACCATCACGAACAGCATCTTTTATCTGGGCAATAGTATGGTCATTAGGCCCTACAACATCATTGATGGCAATAAGGATTAAATCACTGCTGAATTTACCCTTGGTAATAGTATAACACATACCATAAAGCATTGccaaaaaatgtttttgcaaTAATGTCTACTTTTTACCAGTAACATGAATCTGAAAAAATGGTTCAAGCACCTTTGATTAAGATTGTACAAGAATAAGGGTTCTTCACATTTTCAACGAAGGTATACTTCTCTTCCCCAAGGATATGCTCATAGACTAGTCCAGCCCAACCAAGGGAATCATGAGTTAAATCATCTACAGAGTTCACAGCCTCTCCTCCACAGGCTAAAACCAGTCGTTCCATATTTCTCCTCTTTGCTCTCCGAAGGGCAATTATCTAGAAAAGCAGTGAATTAGATAACTAATAAGCTTACAAGAAATTTACGAGGCAAAACAGCTGCTCTTGTAATCCTCATACTAATAAACAATTATTGTACCAGGCATGTGGAACAGAAGTTACAGCATGATTATATACAGAACAGGAATCATCAAAAAAAGTGACCAGAATGACTTAATAACAACGATTTGCAACATGTGAATTTAGCATCTCAAAGGAAGTAGTATGGTATCAAGTATTAGTTCTGCCCCATGTTTTGTTCGCTAATTGATTGAGGATTAAATTTGACAACAAAGTGGTCAAAGTTATTGCTAGAATGGGACCCATTTAAACACAAATAGAGAGCATTCAGAACacaccaaaaatataaaacaaacacaatgtTTATAAATCAATGTGAGAAACAAGACGACAATGGGGCAAAGCTTACCCCTGCCCTCGCAAGAAGGTCCAGTGATGGGGGATCAATTCCCTTTTGATTAATGACAACAAAGTTATTGTCATTACCAGAACAAACCTGCATGCAACCATAAGAATTAGCAATATATCATAAGCCACAAATTCTGCATGTCTACACTAATGTGCTTACATTGTAAACAAGGACACAACTTGAAGTAGCTACCTTATTTTTCAGTTCAATGATTTTATTAACTCTTTCGTCCACCTGACGCCTCTCAGCTGCAACCATTGCCTCTCTCTGCTCTGCATTTGAGTAGAAAAAGCCTGCATTTACTTCACTGAGAGGAaaagtattaattaaattatgttcTCAAACAATATTGATAAAATCACACAATGCTAACTTTGGATCTAATGCATTAAAAGAtatatgtgtttgtgtgtgtatgtatatatataaatgcagCTATACATTTGtattattttggcaaaaatgcaATTGACACCAGCCAACtttgcccaaaaatcattttagttctTTAAGATTAAAGTCGGTCATTTTAGTCCGGTGACtttacccaaaaatcattttagtcctttatgGACAAAAGGACAAATGATTTAAacttaaaggactaaaatgataTTTGGGCAAAGTTAACAAGtgtaaattgtatttttgcCTATTATTGTCAAGgaaaaaagataataaacaaGATACCTCTTTCTAATCATAATGAAATTGACTTAAAATATATGCTGAAatctcaatttttaaaaaaaaattatcaaaactgGTTTTTATCTTCTGGATAAATAGTGGTTTTAATGCACTGAATAATAGAGGTACGGTAAAAAAGTACagtatcaaaagaaaaaacacaattgaCAAGGTGGGACAACATCACAAACAACATATACAGCAAACTTGGTAATCATAAGACAAATGACACTGCTCATTACTTTACACCCAGTGCTCGTAGCTCAGAAAATGGTAGAAGAAGTCAAGAGTTCATATATTAACTCCCATATTATCAACCATAATGCAACTCATGTTTGCTCATAACCAATGCACAAACACATAGTAAACAAAATGCACGCAAACTTTTATATAGTCCCTTTCGTCCCATATTGCTGGTCCTATTTAGAAGATCCAACTTTTTAAAGGAACATAATTTATTGAACTATCTTTTAATTAAACTGGTACAAGTTCCGAGAACTACCCTCCTTAGTTTAAACTATAGTGCAAGAGGGCTATTGGCTTCTTAAATAAATGGTAAGttaggaaatttatttattgaaaaataaaaacaaagggTAACTAAGTATtacacaaacaaacatagtaaacaaaatgcatgcataCCTTTATATAGTCCCTTTTGTCCCATATTGTTGGTCCTACTTAGAAAATCCAACTTTTTAAAAGAACATCATTTATTGAACTGTCTTTTCAATAAACTGGTACAAGTTCCAAGAACTACCCTTCTTAATTTAAACTCTAGTGAAAGAGGGCTATTGACTTCTTAAATAAATGGTAAGttaggaaatttatttattgacaTTTCCCCCAATGGAATAGATGACTAACAAATTGAGACAGAGGTAGTACATAAAGtcataaaatacatttttatatacatatgatgtatataaatcattaaaacaaatcaactaaacaaataagaattttgaaataataaaatccttCAAAACCTCAACATATGTTATCTGCTTTCCTTTCTTTGTTATCTATACTTCTCAATATTTACCTTTTCTCATACTCCAAAGAGACATTGCATGTCAAGATGTAACAATTCTCAGCCCGTCGCTTCATATCAGGATGTCTAGAGCCATGATCAAGGACAAGGCCCTCAACCTAGAAATAAACATATGTTAAATGAGAAATTGTGGGACAATTAAAGTTAACTCATGTATAAGTCAGTCTACCGTTAAGCTTACACCATACAAAGAAACCATTCAGAACTTAATGGTAGAAGTGAAATGGAAACATTATCATGTCTGCAAAGTTTCTTCCTAGCAACTGGAAGCATGAAAAGATAGAATATGAACTATTTAATCACTGGCAATGAGTTCAACCACcaaaatacatatatacaaataaaatactTTCTTGAGCTTTTATCTgtgttaataaaatttcatacattCTTGCCTATCAAAACTAAACAATTCTATGGCAAAAAGCCTTGTTTCCATTAAACCATGAATGTCATCACACAGGAGGCACCCCATATATAAATGCATTAtgcacaaaataaaaagtaaatgacAGGAAAGCTccacacaaccacaaccccCCAcccccagaaaaaaaaaaaaaaaaaaaaaaaaaaaaaaaaaaaaaaaaacaaaacaaaacaaaacaaaaaaacaaaaaacaaaaaagttcgAAAGCTGCAGGTTATCTCCAATTGATGTTGAAAACAAGTGCACAAGGAAGGCCACCAAGCAATAGATCTTGCATATGTATTAGAGttgataaaatacaaaattcagAACTTGAGAACCCAGTTTTTTTCCATAGAactaatttatattatattcatgaaaaaagaaaaggtccCAAACCAACGTTATAAAAGATAGAACATACCAAGCGTGTGTCTACATCAAATTTATGCCGCATGTGCATTATCTCCACCATAAACAAATCAATGCCTTCCTCAGGCTTCCAAATGCATAACACCTGTCATACAGGAACCACAGTTTACTAACACCAATATGTAAAGGTCTACCACAAACTAATAACTGCATAAGCCACTAAACTAAATTAAAAGGAGGAGCTTGAATAGCTTTATGAAAACTCatgtatttataaataaatttcacaGCACAAAACGCACCGCATTAACAACTATGTCTGTCAATTGATCTGCAAGTGCTTCATACAACTGCAGACAGAACAAAATGTCAGAGTCAAAtcatagaatttttttgggGACAGGTTAATACAACTCATTAACCCATTAAGTAATTTACCAAAAACAGAACTCATATGATCCAAAAACCATGACCTTATCCTCCAACTAAATTATATGGGCAGGAGGTGCCATTTGATCTAAAGACCATTGGTAAATTATTCCAGCTCATGCCTCTAatggaaaatttaaaagagagatTACGGGTTACTTTTGTTCTGAGTGTTGTCCTTGCTACTATTTTCAGAATCTCTTTGTCAGGCTCATTACCCATAACAACAGGGGTTTTAAACTTTTCAAGAAATTGGAGAGTTGATCTTTTTGCAATCTCAAAACCATCAACCAAGACACGGGGATGCATTCCTGGAACAAGCATAAGTCTCATgagtataaatatattttttttgataagcaataataagtaataaattttatagaaCTAAAAGGACTGCACCAAGTACGCAGAGAATATGCTTGATGAACAACATGGCTAAGTTCTAAGATTACAATGATCCATAAGTCTCAACCACCAAACACGTTTctcctttaagaaaaaaaaagggcttgggggaagggggggggggggggggtctttGGGAAAACCTGGCAACACAAATTCATTTCCAGTTGAGCTAGGAGGCAATGTAGACAAAAAGACACACTTGAGCTAGTAAAATCCTGATTACATTTACTGAATGTAATTAAAGATGATTTTAGCACAAGTTCAAGCGTTAAAAGGTCCAGTAGAATCCCACATTTTAACACAGTCAGTATCAATTCATTCACCACTGACCTTCATCAATGCATCGTTCTGATTGTTTCATAAGCTCGCCAATAAAGATCACAGTGGAAGTCGTGCCATCACCACTGATGTCATCTTGGGCAACAGCTGTCCTTGCAATCATGATTGCAGTAGGGTTTTGTATTTGCTGCAACCGTTAATGAAATATCAAGCAA is a genomic window of Quercus lobata isolate SW786 chromosome 2, ValleyOak3.0 Primary Assembly, whole genome shotgun sequence containing:
- the LOC115975808 gene encoding T-complex protein 1 subunit zeta 1; its protein translation is MSLRGLNPNAEVLNKTAALHMNINAAKGLQDVLKSNLGPKGTIKMLVGGAGDIKLTKDGNTLLKEMQIQNPTAIMIARTAVAQDDISGDGTTSTVIFIGELMKQSERCIDEGMHPRVLVDGFEIAKRSTLQFLEKFKTPVVMGNEPDKEILKIVARTTLRTKLYEALADQLTDIVVNAVLCIWKPEEGIDLFMVEIMHMRHKFDVDTRLVEGLVLDHGSRHPDMKRRAENCYILTCNVSLEYEKSEVNAGFFYSNAEQREAMVAAERRQVDERVNKIIELKNKVCSGNDNNFVVINQKGIDPPSLDLLARAGIIALRRAKRRNMERLVLACGGEAVNSVDDLTHDSLGWAGLVYEHILGEEKYTFVENVKNPYSCTILIKGPNDHTIAQIKDAVRDGLRAVKNTIEDESVVLGAGAFEVAARQHLINEVKKTVQGRAQLGVEAFANALLVVPKTLAENSGLDTQDVIIALTGEHDRGNIVGLNQHTGEPIDPQMEGIFDNYSVKRQIINSGPVIASQLLLVDEVIRAGRNMRKPN